The proteins below come from a single Synechococcus sp. WH 8101 genomic window:
- a CDS encoding MliC family protein, giving the protein MPAFTLPGTFLVGLIGLSVVQGDTIRYRCGGGQIIEAQYGSLSDQSLSFVRLRLPDGRRLTLPQVASGSGARYSADQDFTWWSKGNGGFLQERGDDGKWRITLDACDAQN; this is encoded by the coding sequence CCTGCCCGGCACCTTCCTGGTTGGCCTGATCGGCCTGTCCGTCGTGCAGGGAGACACGATTCGCTACCGCTGCGGTGGTGGCCAGATCATCGAAGCGCAATACGGCTCCCTCAGCGATCAGTCGTTGTCGTTCGTGCGCCTGCGCCTCCCCGACGGGCGCCGTCTCACCCTGCCCCAGGTGGCCTCCGGCTCCGGTGCCCGCTACAGCGCCGACCAAGACTTCACCTGGTGGAGCAAAGGCAACGGCGGCTTTCTCCAGGAAAGGGGTGACGACGGGAAGTGGCGCATCACCCTGGATGCCTGTGATGCTCAGAACTGA
- the hypD gene encoding hydrogenase formation protein HypD: MEVCGGQTHAILRWGLDQLLPPVVRLIHGPGCPVCVTPAACIDLALKLARRPDVVLCSYGDMLRVPGSDPGQDLLAVRAAGGDVQLLTSPLQAIALARRHPDRRVVFLAVGFETTAPATALLARQAKALALPNLSLLVAHVRVVPAMEAILADPASEVQAFLAAGHVAAVMGTRQLEQLVERHRVPVVVSGFDPAELMAGVLEAVRQLEAGEARLSNAYARVVTPEGNRAAQALIDAVFEPADRPWRGLGVLPQGGLALRPAYRHLDAAALEPAVAAGDDSDPRLCISGRILRGLALPPECPAFGGACTPQRPLGAPMVSSEGACAAYHRYRR, from the coding sequence ATGGAGGTCTGCGGCGGCCAGACCCACGCCATCCTCCGCTGGGGCCTTGATCAGCTGCTGCCACCAGTGGTGCGTCTGATCCATGGTCCCGGTTGCCCGGTGTGTGTCACACCGGCCGCCTGCATTGATCTCGCCCTCAAGCTGGCGCGGCGTCCCGATGTGGTGCTCTGTTCCTACGGCGACATGCTGCGGGTGCCGGGAAGTGATCCCGGCCAGGATCTATTGGCGGTGCGGGCGGCCGGAGGGGATGTGCAGCTGCTCACTTCGCCGCTTCAGGCGATCGCGCTGGCCCGGCGCCATCCCGATCGCCGCGTGGTGTTTCTGGCGGTGGGGTTTGAGACCACCGCTCCCGCCACGGCCCTGTTGGCGCGTCAGGCCAAGGCCCTGGCGCTCCCCAATCTGTCGCTGCTGGTCGCCCACGTGCGCGTCGTGCCGGCGATGGAAGCGATCCTTGCCGATCCGGCCAGCGAGGTGCAGGCTTTTCTGGCCGCCGGTCATGTGGCGGCGGTGATGGGCACACGGCAGCTGGAGCAGCTGGTGGAGCGCCATCGGGTGCCGGTGGTGGTGAGCGGCTTCGATCCCGCGGAGTTGATGGCGGGCGTGCTCGAGGCGGTGCGACAACTGGAGGCGGGCGAAGCGCGTCTCAGCAATGCCTACGCCCGGGTGGTGACGCCGGAGGGCAATCGGGCGGCGCAGGCGTTGATCGATGCGGTGTTTGAACCTGCGGATCGTCCTTGGCGTGGCCTGGGAGTTCTGCCCCAGGGGGGGCTGGCCCTGCGACCCGCTTACCGGCATCTCGATGCCGCAGCCCTGGAGCCTGCCGTCGCCGCTGGCGATGACTCCGACCCCAGGCTCTGCATCAGCGGCCGCATTTTGCGGGGTCTGGCCCTGCCGCCGGAGTGCCCGGCCTTTGGTGGGGCGTGCACTCCGCAGCGGCCCCTGGGGGCGCCGATGGTGTCGAGCGAGGGAGCCTGTGCGGCCTATCACCGCTATCGGCGATGA
- the hypF gene encoding carbamoyltransferase HypF: protein MSTAESRVRLRLLCRGLVQGVGFRPQVHQLARELDLTGRLDNQAGAVCLDLHGSRRQLQRLLELLPQRLRPPARLDGLDPVWLPPSPAPPRQLSIAASAPLPLGQGLIAPALVPDLAPCADCLAELADPADRRHRYPFISCSRCGPRYSIAVAEPFARAHTTMGCFPLCEACRHEFETPGQRRFHAETISCPACGPRLQLVDAAGEDLCAAGRHGSGQEPLAAAIAILQQGKILALQGVGGFQLLVEAGNAAAVRRLRLRKHRPHKPFALLVDRIDRLDDQVHCHAEERRELSGPAAPIVLLKRRRIPPSMEADGADPVAPGSPWLGVMLPASPLHHLLAQAIAAPLVATSGNRSGEPQCRDPDEARERLGNLADAFLIHDRPIARRLDDSLLRLVDGRPMLLRRARGYAPAPLDLPVGLAPDQCLLALGGDLKSAPVLAHRGAVWPAPFRGDLADADQQSDLQQGLKEITTRCAGDLEAVVCDAHPGYVSAQLAVELSERQHLPLYRVEHHPAHALAVVAEHGLAGPVLAWAADGLGYSATPPHGRGCELFLMEGNAPPQRLFSLRSFPLPGSELAVRDARRCALGLLSEAQQSAHPGASALRQRFAPADLKLIEQALDRSVQSPLCSSLGRLFDGLAALVAAVELQSHEGEAAMRLEALAHRHGDADDGIEAPLALAPLRWDQAAGWLDWQPLLDGVLAVLAADPGGRGDTPAALAAACHEAIAVGLAATLVTTARRHRCRQVALSGGCFQNRWLLQRCITLLRAASLEVFWPEQLPCNDGGLALGQLWAARQSMAIPRTGEIHAPCAWPPPE from the coding sequence TTGAGCACGGCGGAGTCCCGGGTGCGCCTGCGGCTGCTCTGCCGCGGCCTGGTGCAGGGGGTGGGGTTTCGCCCCCAGGTGCATCAGTTGGCTCGGGAGCTTGATCTCACCGGTCGACTGGACAACCAGGCTGGAGCGGTGTGCCTGGATCTGCATGGGTCGCGTCGGCAGCTGCAGCGTCTGCTGGAGCTGCTGCCCCAGCGCCTGCGGCCTCCTGCCCGTCTCGATGGCCTGGATCCAGTCTGGTTGCCGCCGTCGCCAGCGCCACCACGGCAGTTGAGCATCGCCGCCAGCGCTCCACTGCCACTCGGTCAGGGCCTGATCGCTCCGGCCCTGGTGCCGGATCTTGCCCCCTGTGCCGACTGCCTGGCGGAACTGGCTGATCCCGCTGATCGCCGCCATCGCTATCCCTTCATCAGTTGCAGTCGCTGTGGTCCCCGCTACTCGATCGCTGTGGCGGAGCCCTTTGCCAGGGCCCACACGACGATGGGTTGTTTTCCCCTCTGCGAGGCCTGCCGGCACGAGTTCGAAACCCCAGGACAGCGGCGCTTCCATGCCGAAACGATCAGTTGTCCAGCCTGTGGACCGAGGCTGCAGCTGGTGGACGCCGCTGGTGAGGATCTCTGTGCTGCTGGTCGGCATGGCTCCGGGCAGGAGCCGTTGGCTGCAGCGATCGCGATCCTGCAGCAGGGGAAGATCCTGGCACTGCAGGGGGTGGGCGGTTTTCAGCTGCTGGTGGAGGCCGGCAACGCTGCGGCCGTCCGGCGGCTCCGCTTGCGTAAGCATCGGCCCCACAAGCCGTTCGCCCTGCTGGTGGATCGCATCGATCGGCTTGACGATCAGGTGCATTGCCATGCAGAGGAGCGTCGGGAGCTCAGCGGCCCTGCGGCGCCGATCGTGTTGCTCAAACGGCGACGGATCCCTCCGTCGATGGAGGCCGACGGCGCCGATCCGGTGGCGCCAGGCAGCCCCTGGCTGGGGGTGATGCTGCCGGCTTCTCCCCTGCATCATCTGTTGGCCCAGGCCATTGCCGCCCCGCTGGTGGCCACCAGTGGCAACCGCAGTGGTGAACCCCAGTGCCGCGATCCCGACGAAGCCCGCGAACGGCTCGGCAACCTTGCTGATGCCTTTCTGATTCACGACCGACCGATCGCCCGGCGGTTGGATGATTCCCTGCTGCGGCTGGTGGATGGACGACCGATGCTGCTGCGCCGTGCCCGGGGTTACGCGCCGGCCCCCCTGGATCTTCCTGTCGGCCTCGCGCCGGATCAGTGTCTGCTCGCGCTGGGCGGCGATCTCAAGTCGGCGCCCGTGCTGGCCCATCGGGGAGCGGTCTGGCCGGCGCCCTTCCGCGGTGATCTGGCCGACGCCGACCAACAGAGCGATCTGCAGCAGGGCCTGAAGGAGATCACAACACGTTGCGCCGGCGATCTGGAGGCGGTGGTCTGCGATGCCCATCCCGGCTATGTGAGTGCGCAGTTGGCTGTAGAACTCAGCGAGCGCCAGCACTTGCCGCTCTACCGGGTGGAGCACCATCCCGCCCACGCCCTGGCGGTGGTGGCGGAGCATGGTCTGGCCGGTCCGGTGTTGGCATGGGCCGCCGATGGCTTGGGCTACAGCGCCACACCACCCCATGGCCGCGGCTGCGAGTTGTTCCTGATGGAGGGCAACGCTCCACCGCAACGGCTGTTCAGCCTGCGCTCTTTTCCCCTCCCCGGCTCCGAGCTGGCTGTGCGCGATGCACGCCGCTGCGCCCTCGGGCTTCTTTCTGAAGCCCAGCAGTCGGCGCATCCAGGCGCTTCCGCGTTACGGCAGCGCTTTGCTCCAGCCGATCTCAAGCTGATCGAGCAGGCTCTGGATCGAAGTGTGCAGTCGCCGCTCTGCAGTTCCCTCGGCCGTCTGTTTGATGGTCTTGCCGCCCTGGTGGCGGCAGTGGAGCTCCAGAGCCATGAAGGGGAAGCGGCCATGCGGCTGGAGGCGCTGGCCCACCGCCACGGCGATGCGGATGATGGCATCGAAGCGCCGCTGGCACTGGCTCCCTTGCGCTGGGATCAGGCGGCTGGTTGGCTCGACTGGCAGCCGCTGCTGGATGGAGTGCTCGCTGTGCTTGCCGCTGACCCGGGTGGGAGAGGGGATACGCCTGCCGCCCTGGCGGCCGCTTGCCATGAGGCCATCGCGGTGGGGCTGGCCGCCACGCTCGTGACCACGGCACGGCGTCACCGCTGCCGCCAGGTGGCCCTGAGTGGGGGCTGTTTTCAGAACAGGTGGTTGTTGCAGCGCTGCATCACCCTGTTGCGGGCGGCCTCCCTGGAGGTGTTCTGGCCGGAACAGCTCCCCTGCAACGATGGAGGCCTGGCCCTGGGGCAGCTCTGGGCCGCTCGCCAGAGCATGGCTATACCGAGAACAGGCGAGATCCATGCGCCATGTGCCTGGCCACCCCCGGAGTGA
- a CDS encoding HypC/HybG/HupF family hydrogenase formation chaperone, with translation MCLATPGVIRTIEETADPLFRMAEVDFGGVHQQVSLACLPEAMVGDRVLVHVGIALSLVTEHAP, from the coding sequence ATGTGCCTGGCCACCCCCGGAGTGATCCGCACGATTGAGGAGACGGCGGACCCCCTGTTCCGGATGGCCGAGGTCGACTTCGGTGGCGTGCATCAACAGGTGAGCCTGGCCTGCCTGCCCGAGGCGATGGTGGGCGATCGGGTGCTGGTGCATGTGGGGATCGCCCTCAGTCTTGTGACGGAGCACGCGCCATGA
- a CDS encoding shikimate dehydrogenase, with the protein MIPPQKQMTGMLGHPVAENPIDRMFDAVYAHYNLPWQFWKSDIGSAADLAHAIRALVPLGYRGVGITVPYKVAVIPMLDAIDADVRAIGAANYVTVEQGRLIGHNNDGKGVVKAIEKVFSLRGQRVVMLGAGGAGRAMAAELAWAGADQLTLITRRQEQGEEVAAMVKRVSGVAAEWRPWQGNVVLPEGTTLVMNATHLGCAPDLEPVPLDWNSLQPGTVAVDVITNPRITPFLATAQAKGCQVVDGVEMLVQLAIQIFQQWTGITPEEAVFQRAVAEALGE; encoded by the coding sequence GTGATCCCACCCCAGAAACAGATGACCGGCATGCTGGGTCATCCCGTGGCCGAGAACCCGATCGACCGCATGTTCGATGCGGTGTATGCCCACTACAACCTGCCCTGGCAGTTCTGGAAAAGCGACATCGGCTCTGCAGCTGATCTCGCCCATGCGATTCGGGCGCTGGTGCCCCTCGGCTACCGCGGAGTCGGCATCACCGTTCCTTACAAGGTGGCGGTCATTCCGATGCTGGATGCCATCGACGCTGACGTGCGCGCCATCGGAGCGGCCAACTACGTGACGGTGGAACAAGGCCGCCTGATCGGCCACAACAATGACGGCAAAGGGGTCGTCAAAGCGATTGAGAAGGTGTTCTCCCTCCGCGGCCAGCGTGTGGTCATGCTCGGTGCCGGTGGCGCCGGACGGGCGATGGCGGCGGAACTGGCCTGGGCCGGGGCCGACCAGCTCACCCTGATCACCCGGCGGCAGGAGCAAGGGGAGGAGGTGGCCGCGATGGTGAAGCGTGTGTCGGGCGTTGCGGCGGAGTGGCGCCCCTGGCAAGGAAACGTGGTGCTGCCGGAAGGCACCACCCTGGTGATGAATGCCACGCATCTCGGCTGTGCTCCCGACCTGGAGCCGGTGCCCCTCGACTGGAACAGCCTCCAGCCGGGCACCGTGGCCGTGGATGTGATCACCAACCCCCGCATCACCCCCTTTCTGGCGACAGCACAGGCGAAGGGCTGCCAGGTGGTGGATGGAGTCGAGATGCTGGTGCAGCTGGCGATTCAGATCTTCCAGCAGTGGACGGGCATCACCCCGGAAGAAGCGGTGTTCCAACGGGCCGTGGCCGAAGCGCTGGGTGAATGA
- the nifJ gene encoding pyruvate:ferredoxin (flavodoxin) oxidoreductase: MTEMITVDGNEAVARVAYRLNEVIAIYPITPASPMGEWADAWAAADRPNLWGSVPSVVELQSEAGAAGTVHGALQAGTLTTTFTASQGLLLMIPNLYKLAGELTPVVLHVAARSLAAQGLSIFGDHSDVMATRGSGCAILTSASVQEAADFAAIASRASLCSRLPFLHCFDGFRTSHEIQKVAAIPDAVLQQLIPQAAIAAHRARALSPDHPVVRGTAQNPDVYFQARETVNPFIEAAPGLVQEAMDAFAALTGRRYRPFDYCGAVDAERVLVLMGSGCETAEESLEPLLAAGERVGLLKVRLFRPFSARLLVESLPATTRAIAVLDRCKDPGASGEPLYLDVVTALSEQWPGAAPPRVLGGRYGLSSKEFTPAMVHAVDRHLQALLAGEPARNHFTVGIEDDVGHTSLPVDASIVTEGSRDDGEVRAVFYGLGSDGTVGANKAAIKIIGESTDLFAQGYFVYDSKKSGAVTVSHLRFGPRPIRSTYLIQRPTFVACHQWDFIGRFDLLAGIQPGGTVLINSPYSPEETWSHLPGAMRRTIRERHLQLWVVDASRVARASGMGSRINTVMQAGFFAISGVLPREQAIERIRQSIAKTYGRKGEAVVAMNLRALDASLDQLHAVPWPHLVDPLETQAGPETSGAAGEDRLQQAPVFVRDVIAPMLARCGDALPVSALPCDGTWPVGTSQWEKRNIAESVPVWESDLCVQCGKCVMVCPHAVIRAKVAPGPAFAEAPEGFRTAPARDPAFQGQTFTIQVAAEDCTGCALCVNVCPARDRSEPKRKAINMAPQRPLREQARADWDFFLHLPEVPRADLNLHKIGQQQLQEPLFEFSGACAGCGETPYLKLATQLFGDRMLVANATGCSSIYGGNLPTTPWRANRDGRGPAWSNSLFEDNAEFGFGMRVAVDQQRQMAEDLLRALDPPLPPALVEDLIGAEQEEEAGIVEQRQRVEELRRLLAGHPDRQRAEALLGLADALVKRSIWLVGGDGWAYDIGFGGVDHVLASGRDVNVLVLDTEVYSNTGGQASKATPLGAVAKFAAAGKPAGKKDLGLMAMTYGSVYVASVAMGARDEHTIRAFLEAESYPGPSLILAYSHCIAHGIDMAEGMGHQKLAVDCGRWPLYRYDPRRLARGETPLQLDSAGPRRPLAEAMDQENRFRMLRFSQPEHARALVEAAQADLDRRWAVYRNLAASHQEGAS; the protein is encoded by the coding sequence ATGACGGAGATGATCACCGTCGACGGCAATGAGGCCGTTGCCCGCGTGGCCTATCGCCTCAATGAGGTGATCGCCATCTACCCGATCACGCCGGCGTCGCCGATGGGGGAGTGGGCCGATGCCTGGGCAGCAGCGGATCGCCCCAACCTCTGGGGCTCGGTGCCGTCGGTGGTGGAGCTGCAGAGCGAGGCGGGTGCGGCCGGCACGGTGCATGGCGCCCTCCAGGCCGGAACCCTCACCACCACCTTCACGGCCAGCCAGGGATTGCTGTTGATGATCCCCAACCTCTACAAACTCGCCGGTGAGCTGACACCGGTGGTGCTGCATGTGGCCGCCCGTTCACTCGCAGCGCAGGGGTTGTCGATCTTTGGTGACCACAGTGATGTGATGGCCACACGCGGCAGTGGCTGTGCCATCCTCACCTCGGCGTCTGTGCAGGAAGCCGCTGATTTCGCCGCCATCGCCAGCCGCGCCAGCCTGTGCAGTCGGTTGCCGTTCCTGCACTGTTTCGACGGTTTTCGCACCTCCCACGAAATCCAGAAGGTGGCTGCGATTCCTGATGCGGTGCTCCAGCAGCTGATCCCTCAGGCTGCGATCGCTGCGCATCGCGCCCGGGCCCTGAGTCCCGATCACCCCGTGGTGCGTGGCACTGCTCAGAACCCCGATGTCTATTTCCAGGCGCGGGAGACCGTGAATCCCTTCATTGAGGCCGCACCAGGTCTGGTGCAGGAGGCGATGGACGCGTTCGCGGCGCTCACCGGTCGCCGTTACAGACCCTTCGACTACTGCGGCGCCGTCGATGCTGAACGGGTGCTGGTGCTGATGGGATCCGGCTGCGAAACCGCTGAAGAGAGCCTGGAGCCCCTGTTGGCCGCGGGCGAGCGGGTGGGGCTGTTGAAGGTGCGACTGTTCCGCCCCTTCAGTGCCCGACTTCTGGTGGAGAGCCTGCCCGCCACCACCCGGGCGATCGCCGTGCTCGATCGCTGCAAGGATCCCGGTGCCAGCGGCGAACCGCTCTATCTCGACGTGGTGACGGCCTTGAGTGAGCAGTGGCCGGGGGCTGCACCACCCCGGGTGCTGGGCGGGCGCTATGGCCTGTCGTCGAAGGAGTTCACCCCGGCGATGGTGCATGCCGTGGATCGCCATCTGCAGGCGCTGCTCGCCGGGGAGCCGGCCCGCAACCATTTCACCGTGGGAATCGAAGACGATGTGGGCCACACGTCTCTGCCGGTGGATGCCTCGATCGTCACCGAGGGGTCGCGGGATGATGGCGAAGTGCGGGCGGTGTTTTATGGCCTCGGCTCCGATGGCACCGTCGGAGCCAACAAGGCCGCCATCAAAATCATCGGCGAAAGCACTGATCTCTTCGCCCAGGGCTATTTCGTTTACGACTCGAAGAAATCGGGAGCCGTCACCGTCTCCCATCTGCGCTTCGGGCCGCGGCCGATTCGCTCCACTTATCTGATTCAGCGCCCCACGTTCGTGGCCTGTCATCAGTGGGATTTCATCGGTCGTTTTGATCTGCTGGCCGGCATCCAGCCCGGCGGCACCGTGCTGATCAACAGTCCCTATTCACCGGAGGAGACCTGGAGTCACCTGCCTGGGGCGATGCGCCGCACCATCCGCGAGCGCCATCTGCAGCTCTGGGTGGTGGATGCGAGTCGTGTGGCCCGAGCCAGCGGCATGGGGTCGCGGATCAACACCGTGATGCAGGCCGGGTTCTTTGCCATCAGTGGGGTGTTGCCGCGGGAGCAGGCGATCGAGCGCATTCGTCAGTCGATCGCCAAGACCTATGGCCGCAAGGGTGAGGCCGTGGTGGCGATGAATCTGCGCGCCCTGGACGCCAGCCTGGATCAGCTCCATGCCGTGCCCTGGCCACACCTGGTGGATCCGCTGGAAACCCAAGCAGGGCCGGAGACCTCTGGAGCAGCAGGGGAGGATCGACTGCAGCAGGCGCCGGTGTTTGTGCGCGACGTCATCGCACCGATGCTGGCGCGCTGTGGTGATGCGCTGCCGGTGAGCGCTCTTCCCTGTGATGGCACCTGGCCGGTGGGCACCAGCCAATGGGAGAAGCGCAACATCGCTGAGTCGGTTCCGGTGTGGGAAAGCGACCTCTGCGTGCAGTGCGGCAAATGCGTGATGGTCTGCCCCCATGCGGTGATCCGCGCCAAGGTGGCTCCTGGGCCCGCCTTCGCTGAGGCCCCGGAGGGGTTTCGCACCGCCCCCGCTCGCGATCCAGCCTTCCAGGGCCAGACGTTCACGATCCAGGTGGCGGCCGAAGACTGCACCGGCTGTGCCCTGTGCGTCAACGTCTGTCCGGCGCGGGATCGCAGTGAGCCCAAGCGCAAGGCGATCAACATGGCACCGCAGCGACCGCTGCGGGAGCAGGCACGCGCCGACTGGGACTTCTTTCTGCATCTCCCCGAGGTGCCGCGCGCCGACCTCAACCTGCACAAGATCGGCCAGCAGCAGCTGCAGGAACCCCTGTTCGAATTTTCCGGTGCCTGCGCCGGTTGCGGTGAGACCCCTTACCTGAAGCTCGCCACCCAGCTGTTCGGCGATCGCATGTTGGTGGCGAATGCCACCGGTTGCAGTTCGATCTACGGCGGCAACCTTCCCACCACGCCCTGGCGCGCCAATCGAGACGGACGCGGACCCGCCTGGAGCAATTCCCTGTTTGAAGACAACGCCGAATTCGGCTTCGGCATGCGGGTGGCGGTGGATCAGCAGCGGCAGATGGCTGAGGACCTGCTGCGCGCGCTGGATCCGCCACTCCCCCCTGCCCTGGTGGAGGACTTGATCGGTGCGGAGCAGGAGGAGGAGGCCGGGATTGTCGAGCAGCGGCAGCGGGTGGAGGAGCTGCGCCGACTGCTGGCGGGCCACCCCGATCGCCAGCGGGCCGAGGCCCTGCTCGGTTTGGCGGATGCCCTCGTGAAGCGCAGCATTTGGCTGGTGGGAGGCGACGGCTGGGCTTACGACATCGGCTTCGGCGGCGTGGATCACGTGCTCGCCAGCGGCCGCGACGTGAATGTGCTGGTGCTCGACACGGAGGTGTATTCGAACACTGGCGGTCAGGCCTCCAAGGCGACGCCGCTCGGTGCGGTCGCCAAATTCGCTGCGGCAGGAAAGCCAGCCGGCAAGAAGGATCTTGGCTTGATGGCGATGACTTACGGCAGTGTGTACGTGGCCAGCGTGGCGATGGGGGCCCGGGATGAACACACGATCCGCGCCTTTCTGGAGGCGGAGAGCTACCCGGGGCCGTCGTTGATCTTGGCCTATTCGCATTGCATCGCCCATGGCATCGACATGGCCGAAGGGATGGGCCATCAGAAGCTCGCAGTTGATTGCGGTCGCTGGCCCCTGTACCGCTACGACCCCCGGCGGCTGGCCCGCGGTGAAACGCCGCTTCAGCTCGACAGTGCCGGTCCCCGGCGCCCCCTGGCGGAGGCGATGGATCAGGAGAACCGCTTCCGGATGCTGCGCTTCAGCCAGCCGGAGCATGCCCGGGCCCTTGTGGAAGCGGCCCAGGCGGATCTCGATCGGCGCTGGGCGGTCTATCGCAATCTGGCGGCCAGCCATCAGGAGGGCGCGTCATGA
- a CDS encoding dihydroorotate dehydrogenase-like protein: MTSHPDLRCDWLGLPLRSPLIVGAAMPLSDHVGPMLELERHGAAAIVLHSLFEEQIEQEQLALHDHATLGSDSYGEALSYLPDCAVVHEGVDLYLRLIERARQQLTIPVIASLNGTHPGRWVETARRIESAGAQALELNIHSLPTDPLLSSGEIEAEIEAIVRGVRAQVRLPLAVKLGPFFTNFRGLAHRLAAAGADGLVLFNRFYQPDIDIERLELQANPLLSTPHDLHLPLRWIALLHGREPLQLAASGGVQRATDVVRLLMAGASGTQLVASLLRHGPDRLQAIELELSQWLEAHDYGAVADLIGCMSQQRCATPADYERAQYIRALSGLTGWR, encoded by the coding sequence ATGACCAGCCATCCGGATCTGCGATGCGATTGGCTCGGGCTGCCGTTGCGATCGCCCCTGATCGTGGGAGCGGCCATGCCCCTCAGCGACCATGTCGGCCCGATGCTGGAGCTCGAGCGTCATGGCGCTGCAGCGATTGTGCTGCATTCGTTGTTTGAGGAGCAGATCGAACAGGAACAGCTCGCGCTCCATGATCACGCCACCCTGGGCAGCGATAGCTACGGCGAGGCCCTCAGTTACCTCCCCGATTGTGCCGTGGTGCATGAGGGGGTGGATCTCTATCTGCGCCTGATCGAGCGGGCCCGGCAGCAACTGACGATCCCGGTGATTGCCAGTCTCAATGGCACCCATCCCGGCCGCTGGGTGGAGACGGCGCGCCGGATCGAGAGCGCCGGCGCCCAGGCGCTGGAGCTCAACATTCACAGCCTCCCCACCGACCCCCTGCTGAGCAGCGGTGAGATCGAGGCGGAGATTGAAGCGATCGTGCGTGGTGTGCGGGCGCAGGTGAGGCTTCCCCTGGCGGTGAAACTCGGCCCTTTCTTCACCAACTTCCGGGGGCTGGCCCATCGTCTTGCCGCAGCCGGCGCCGATGGTCTGGTGCTGTTCAATCGTTTTTATCAACCCGATATCGACATCGAGCGGCTGGAGCTGCAGGCCAATCCACTGCTCTCCACCCCTCACGATCTCCATCTGCCCCTGCGCTGGATCGCCTTGTTGCACGGCAGGGAACCGCTGCAGCTCGCCGCCAGCGGCGGGGTGCAGCGCGCCACCGATGTGGTGCGCCTATTAATGGCCGGAGCGAGTGGCACCCAGCTGGTGGCCAGCCTCTTGCGCCACGGTCCGGACCGGTTGCAGGCGATCGAGCTGGAACTCAGTCAGTGGTTGGAGGCGCACGACTACGGCGCGGTCGCCGATCTGATCGGCTGCATGAGTCAGCAGCGTTGCGCCACGCCCGCGGATTACGAACGGGCCCAGTACATCCGTGCCCTCAGTGGCCTGACGGGTTGGAGGTGA
- the hypE gene encoding hydrogenase expression/formation protein HypE codes for MTDCIRLAHGGGGALMRDLIQQELRPLLPGQALDRSGGGDEAAVVLHDAAVLPSAAAPLAFSCDGYVVQPLEFPGGDIGSLAVTGTANDLAMAGARPRYLSVSLILEEGLPLELLRRVVASMAASAAEAGMEIATGDTKVVERGKADGIFISTSGLGVVEAPAAISPAAIRPGDVLLLSGDLGRHGVAILAARHGLDLQPPVLSDCAPLWPLVAALFAAGVQPHCLRDLTRGGLAAALQELADDSGCDLVLEEARIPVVPAVSRCCDLLGFDPLHLANEGRCVLVVPPDQAESALAVLAGTGGAVVGAVEAWAERSAPRVRLRTPLGTERFLTPLSGELLPRIC; via the coding sequence ATGACGGACTGCATCCGCTTGGCCCATGGCGGCGGTGGCGCCCTGATGCGCGACCTGATCCAGCAGGAGTTACGGCCGCTGTTGCCAGGTCAGGCGCTCGATCGTTCGGGAGGAGGCGATGAGGCTGCCGTGGTTCTCCACGATGCGGCTGTTCTGCCGTCTGCTGCCGCTCCTTTGGCCTTCAGCTGCGATGGCTATGTGGTGCAGCCCCTGGAGTTTCCCGGCGGAGACATCGGCAGCCTGGCGGTGACCGGCACCGCCAACGATCTGGCGATGGCGGGTGCGCGACCCCGGTATCTGAGCGTGTCGTTGATCCTCGAGGAGGGGTTGCCTCTGGAGCTGCTGAGACGGGTGGTGGCGTCGATGGCTGCTTCCGCCGCCGAGGCGGGCATGGAGATTGCCACCGGTGACACCAAGGTGGTGGAGCGGGGCAAGGCCGATGGGATCTTCATCAGCACCAGTGGTCTCGGTGTGGTGGAGGCCCCGGCCGCGATCAGCCCCGCGGCAATCCGTCCGGGGGATGTGCTGCTGTTGAGCGGTGACCTGGGCCGCCATGGCGTGGCGATCCTGGCGGCTCGCCATGGTCTCGACCTGCAGCCACCGGTGCTGAGCGACTGTGCCCCCCTCTGGCCCTTGGTGGCCGCGTTGTTTGCGGCCGGAGTGCAGCCCCATTGCCTGCGCGACCTCACCCGTGGCGGCCTGGCGGCGGCCCTGCAGGAACTTGCCGATGACAGTGGCTGTGATCTGGTGCTGGAGGAGGCGCGGATCCCGGTGGTTCCGGCCGTGAGCCGTTGCTGTGACCTGCTCGGCTTCGATCCGCTCCACCTGGCCAACGAAGGACGCTGTGTGCTGGTGGTGCCACCGGATCAGGCGGAGTCTGCTCTGGCCGTGCTGGCTGGCACCGGTGGTGCCGTTGTGGGCGCGGTGGAGGCGTGGGCGGAGCGGAGCGCTCCCCGGGTCCGCCTGCGGACGCCCCTGGGCACCGAACGGTTCCTGACGCCCTTGAGCGGGGAACTGCTGCCAAGGATCTGCTGA